The proteins below are encoded in one region of Methanoculleus taiwanensis:
- a CDS encoding PKD domain-containing protein, whose protein sequence is MRFIRPGGIVILTLLMGFITQGVLAVDPTTMTPASDAPAVTIGPCQIEEGDSVTVSVYNLTDGSRFSIRIASAIDLDGQQDFFLKATNLRIPFSLDSSRIHIRAEPVTQAGIKATFGWFPISMAVLADGGIAELTQGIGNIASGTTVSSVKVFGTAEADAATADLLLEIGGITSSVDVASLTFGLEGVTNGSVLVEVSVDDLDLARQEITIGAGSSQDSPLPAAAFIASPVSGAAPLAVAFTDTSTGSPTSWTWDLGDGAVSTEQHPAHIYTVPGTYSVTLTTGNAAGTDTVTRTDLITVTSPLAVSFPTASPGLIAVDTDGAPAWGESSRLGVTVTGGSGIETVTVNLSAIGGPVSMPMMQAEDGHWTVQIAATAASPHENGTYRSVGLGVTVMEKSGAVNSSVAVPLTVVRNGDLSGDGRVTLYDATCLARSLLGVSGYAFGASPAAEVTGDGVLTLADAMYLAKHTLGIPGFETLH, encoded by the coding sequence GTGAGATTCATCCGCCCAGGGGGCATTGTCATTCTCACGCTCCTCATGGGGTTTATCACGCAGGGTGTTCTGGCGGTGGATCCCACCACCATGACACCCGCTTCTGACGCTCCGGCCGTCACGATCGGCCCTTGCCAGATCGAGGAAGGTGACAGCGTCACGGTCTCCGTCTACAACCTTACCGACGGGAGCCGTTTCTCTATCCGGATCGCCTCGGCGATAGACCTCGACGGTCAGCAGGACTTCTTCTTAAAAGCCACGAATCTTCGAATCCCGTTCTCGCTCGACTCTTCCCGCATCCATATCAGGGCAGAGCCGGTGACGCAGGCAGGTATCAAAGCTACCTTCGGATGGTTCCCGATCAGCATGGCCGTGCTCGCGGACGGCGGTATCGCCGAACTGACGCAGGGTATCGGTAATATCGCATCCGGCACCACGGTAAGCTCGGTGAAGGTTTTCGGAACAGCAGAGGCCGATGCCGCAACTGCCGACCTCCTTCTCGAGATCGGCGGGATTACGAGCAGCGTCGATGTCGCCTCGCTCACGTTCGGGCTCGAGGGCGTGACGAACGGGAGTGTTCTCGTCGAAGTTTCCGTCGACGATCTCGACCTCGCCAGACAGGAGATCACGATCGGTGCCGGTTCCTCGCAGGACTCCCCGCTTCCGGCAGCCGCTTTCATCGCGTCTCCCGTGAGCGGGGCAGCGCCGCTTGCCGTCGCCTTCACCGACACCTCGACCGGGAGCCCGACCTCGTGGACGTGGGATCTTGGGGACGGTGCGGTCTCGACGGAGCAGCATCCGGCACACATCTACACCGTGCCCGGCACCTACTCGGTAACGCTGACGACCGGGAATGCCGCTGGAACTGATACGGTCACCCGGACCGATCTCATCACTGTCACCTCCCCGCTCGCTGTCTCTTTCCCAACCGCCTCGCCGGGACTCATCGCCGTCGATACCGACGGGGCTCCGGCCTGGGGCGAGTCTTCGAGGCTCGGGGTGACCGTCACCGGTGGTAGCGGTATCGAGACGGTCACGGTCAATCTCTCCGCGATCGGCGGGCCGGTCTCAATGCCGATGATGCAGGCGGAGGACGGGCACTGGACGGTACAGATCGCGGCAACGGCCGCATCGCCGCACGAAAACGGCACCTACCGGTCGGTCGGGCTCGGCGTGACCGTCATGGAGAAGAGTGGGGCTGTGAACTCGTCGGTCGCCGTTCCCCTGACGGTCGTCAGGAACGGTGATCTCTCGGGCGATGGTCGGGTGACCCTCTACGATGCGACCTGTCTCGCCCGCTCCCTGCTCGGGGTGTCCGGGTATGCCTTCGGGGCGTCTCCTGCCGCCGAGGTCACCGGCGACGGCGTTTTGACGCTTGCGGATGCAATGTACCTCGCAAAACATACCCTCGGGATCCCCGGCTTTGAAACCCTGCACTGA
- the larC gene encoding nickel pincer cofactor biosynthesis protein LarC gives MKALVIDPKIAGIAGDMLLASLIDLSGSADLLDPLAGAIADLDHCRQFSFTPREVDAGGITAVRLDIRIEEERSGNDGDLRQSLLGVAETIGLPERAKTRALSVLDDLVAAEAKLHRTGFHHHEIASVDTIFDILGPLLLLEDLEFLDGIIYATPPALGGGSIRTAHGDIACPAPATLEVLSRHRIPYTSLPVEMELTTPTGAAILAALAEKVVDPYPPMTPIRVGYGTGTRLIDGRPNVLRVVEGEVAPAARRRVVMLETNLDDISGETVGYVVERLMDEGAIDVFVTQAIGKKNRPVSVFSVMVHERDADRMLTLLMAETGTLGVRIQEIPKVVAHRSKESIPVAVDGRTFPVRVKTSRLNGRIIARKPEHDDLAAIARELGIPLRDVAETVRRQIPGA, from the coding sequence ATGAAGGCACTCGTTATCGACCCGAAGATCGCAGGGATAGCGGGAGATATGCTCCTCGCCTCCCTCATCGATCTCTCGGGCTCTGCCGATCTCCTTGACCCGCTGGCCGGAGCAATTGCCGACCTCGACCACTGCCGGCAGTTCTCGTTCACCCCGCGGGAGGTCGACGCCGGCGGAATTACGGCGGTGCGCCTCGATATCCGGATCGAAGAGGAACGCTCCGGAAACGACGGCGATCTCCGGCAGTCACTTCTCGGAGTGGCCGAGACCATCGGGCTCCCGGAACGCGCAAAAACCCGGGCGCTCTCGGTACTCGACGATCTCGTCGCTGCAGAGGCAAAGCTCCACCGCACCGGGTTCCACCATCACGAGATCGCCTCCGTCGACACAATCTTTGATATTCTCGGCCCGCTGCTCCTCCTCGAAGACCTCGAGTTCCTCGACGGGATCATCTACGCAACCCCGCCCGCTCTCGGCGGCGGGTCTATCCGGACGGCTCACGGGGATATCGCGTGCCCTGCTCCGGCGACGCTGGAGGTGCTCTCCCGGCACCGGATCCCGTATACCTCCCTCCCGGTGGAGATGGAACTGACGACGCCGACGGGAGCGGCGATCCTCGCGGCGCTCGCGGAGAAGGTCGTCGATCCCTACCCCCCCATGACCCCGATCCGGGTCGGCTACGGCACCGGTACCCGACTGATCGACGGCAGACCGAACGTCCTCCGGGTCGTCGAGGGCGAGGTCGCACCGGCGGCACGGCGCCGGGTGGTGATGCTCGAGACGAACCTCGACGATATCTCCGGCGAGACGGTCGGCTATGTCGTCGAGCGGCTTATGGACGAAGGGGCCATCGACGTCTTCGTCACCCAGGCCATCGGGAAGAAGAACCGGCCGGTCTCCGTCTTCTCAGTCATGGTGCACGAACGGGACGCCGACCGGATGCTCACCCTGCTCATGGCCGAGACCGGCACGCTCGGTGTTCGTATCCAGGAAATTCCGAAGGTCGTGGCGCACCGGTCAAAAGAGTCAATCCCGGTCGCCGTCGACGGCAGGACGTTCCCGGTCAGAGTGAAGACGTCGAGGCTGAACGGCCGGATTATCGCGAGGAAACCGGAGCACGACGACCTCGCCGCCATCGCCCGGGAACTCGGGATCCCCCTCCGCGACGTCGCAGAGACGGTCAGGCGGCAGATACCCGGGGCGTGA
- a CDS encoding DUF72 domain-containing protein yields the protein MDIYVGTSGWAYDWNEGASLAWYVEASGLSAVELNMSFYRFPSESAVAAWEEAGSRLRWSVKVNRSVTHRHLFNDNAFEVWKRFRDRLEPMDDLVDFYLFQAPPRMHDAERLLSFARKTDLLERFALEIRNPALLGDDAVCCRLSEEVTLVSVDSPDFQRRIFPREIVYLRMHGRTDWYRHDYSEEELREIRDAICRVDPGRAYIFFNNDHAMLRNARAMSGLITPRVSAA from the coding sequence ATGGACATATATGTCGGTACGAGCGGGTGGGCGTACGACTGGAATGAGGGTGCGAGCCTCGCGTGGTACGTCGAAGCGTCGGGGCTCAGCGCCGTCGAGCTGAACATGAGTTTCTACCGGTTTCCATCGGAATCTGCCGTAGCAGCGTGGGAAGAGGCCGGTTCGCGTCTTCGCTGGAGCGTGAAAGTCAACCGGTCGGTGACGCACCGGCACCTCTTCAACGACAATGCCTTCGAGGTCTGGAAGCGGTTCCGCGACCGTCTGGAACCCATGGACGACCTCGTAGATTTCTACCTCTTTCAGGCGCCGCCCCGGATGCACGACGCCGAGAGACTGCTCTCATTTGCCCGGAAGACCGACCTTCTGGAGCGGTTCGCCCTCGAGATCAGGAATCCCGCTCTCCTCGGGGACGACGCAGTCTGCTGCCGGCTCTCGGAGGAGGTCACCCTCGTCTCGGTCGACTCCCCGGACTTCCAGAGAAGGATCTTCCCCCGAGAGATCGTCTACCTCCGGATGCACGGGAGAACCGACTGGTACCGGCACGACTATTCCGAAGAGGAACTCCGGGAGATCCGGGACGCGATCTGCCGGGTCGACCCCGGCCGTGCGTATATCTTCTTCAACAACGACCACGCCATGCTCAGGAACGCCCGGGCGATGTCCGGCCTGATCACGCCCCGGGTATCTGCCGCCTGA
- a CDS encoding SAM-dependent methyltransferase: MNVNDIVTISQGALPIMNPTTPEKLLAAGKAAGWNNASRIIDVGSGNGTTLALWGEAYGISGVGLELRESACGQARGLLAEAGLADRIEVLCTDAAAYISETPFDGASCIGASHIWNGFEPALHAMLDLVHDDGAIIMGDRYWRHDRVPAEFAREWSSVPTEYEILGTARDAGLDLAAVLRASEDDWDRYESGIWQSLLAWLSANPDHPEREEIAGYFRRLQEEYFGYGREYMGWAIYVFVPGIW, from the coding sequence ATGAATGTCAATGATATCGTCACCATATCGCAGGGAGCGCTGCCGATCATGAACCCGACAACGCCTGAGAAACTGCTTGCCGCAGGCAAAGCCGCCGGGTGGAACAACGCGAGCCGTATCATCGACGTGGGCTCGGGGAACGGCACGACTCTCGCGCTCTGGGGTGAAGCCTATGGGATCTCCGGCGTCGGGCTCGAACTCCGGGAGAGCGCCTGCGGGCAGGCACGCGGCCTGCTTGCAGAGGCCGGGCTCGCCGACCGGATAGAGGTTCTCTGCACTGATGCCGCCGCCTACATCTCGGAGACGCCCTTCGACGGAGCCTCCTGTATCGGAGCATCACATATCTGGAACGGGTTTGAGCCTGCTCTTCACGCGATGCTCGACCTCGTGCACGACGACGGGGCGATCATCATGGGCGACCGCTACTGGCGGCACGACCGGGTGCCGGCGGAGTTTGCACGGGAATGGAGCAGTGTCCCGACCGAGTACGAGATCCTCGGCACGGCCAGAGACGCCGGGCTCGACCTTGCCGCCGTCCTGCGGGCGAGCGAGGACGACTGGGACCGCTACGAGTCGGGTATCTGGCAGTCGCTTCTCGCCTGGCTCTCCGCCAACCCCGACCACCCGGAGCGGGAGGAGATCGCGGGCTACTTCCGCCGCCTCCAGGAAGAGTACTTCGGCTACGGGCGCGAGTACATGGGCTGGGCGATCTACGTCTTCGTGCCCGGTATCTGGTAG
- a CDS encoding PAS domain S-box protein, protein MQQEEHDTQTRILRALRFRPKGMTITDVAKQIGATRSSASKHLEILQIAGRVDVRSIGNAKLYSLAQRVPMSAFLCFTRNLILILDASHRIVQVNDQCLRLLQRSKDDLVGLTLEEAALPIVSKPEAIAVVEGLEREQVVTDLGYRSGGKDLFFQMQAIPTTFDDGEKGATLVLEDITERKQYVRNMEFLAMTAMELVDMPAEADIYQYIGKRIIELAPEACVYVLSYDEINQQFSLRATEGESFHDGLIRILRRDPIGLIMPFTEVLSHPQGGNPISLLHSGTHEIVFYPDPGPEGLSFYDLCFRQIPEEICEEIRQTWNLGKVYVTFLVWGEQLFGDVGIFMAPHEKLENQQAIESFLRQTSIAIARRQTEERLRRSERRFRDVIDSSPIAAAIIESDGRYSFINRQFADLFGYTLADIPTGREWFRKAFPDETSRREAIAAWKSDREQAGKGTPRPRTFRVRCKGGEEKAVLFRPVELCDGTEHITYEDVTEERRAYRVLVGEIAELRRR, encoded by the coding sequence ATGCAGCAGGAAGAGCACGATACCCAGACGCGGATCCTTCGTGCTCTCCGGTTCCGGCCGAAGGGCATGACCATTACGGACGTAGCGAAGCAGATCGGGGCGACCAGGAGTTCGGCCTCGAAGCACCTCGAGATCCTGCAGATCGCGGGCAGGGTCGATGTGCGGAGCATTGGCAATGCGAAGCTCTACTCGCTCGCCCAGCGCGTCCCGATGTCCGCGTTCCTCTGCTTCACGAGGAACCTGATCCTCATCCTGGATGCCAGCCATCGGATCGTCCAGGTCAACGACCAGTGTCTCAGGCTTCTCCAGCGTTCAAAGGATGACCTCGTCGGCCTGACCCTCGAGGAGGCGGCGCTTCCGATCGTCTCCAAACCGGAAGCGATCGCCGTCGTCGAGGGGCTCGAGCGCGAGCAGGTCGTCACCGATCTCGGCTACCGGAGCGGCGGGAAAGACCTCTTCTTCCAGATGCAGGCGATCCCGACGACCTTCGACGACGGTGAGAAGGGCGCTACGCTCGTCCTCGAGGATATCACCGAACGGAAACAGTACGTCCGGAATATGGAATTCCTCGCCATGACCGCGATGGAGCTCGTCGATATGCCCGCTGAGGCGGATATCTACCAGTACATCGGTAAGCGGATCATCGAACTTGCTCCAGAGGCATGTGTATATGTCCTTTCGTACGACGAGATCAACCAGCAGTTTTCTCTGCGGGCGACGGAAGGTGAGAGCTTCCACGACGGACTGATCCGAATCCTGAGGCGGGATCCGATTGGCCTAATAATGCCCTTTACCGAGGTACTATCTCATCCCCAGGGGGGAAACCCCATAAGTCTACTCCATAGCGGCACCCATGAGATCGTATTCTATCCGGATCCCGGCCCGGAGGGATTATCATTCTATGATTTATGCTTCCGCCAGATCCCCGAAGAGATCTGCGAGGAGATCCGTCAGACATGGAATCTTGGGAAGGTGTATGTTACCTTCTTAGTCTGGGGAGAGCAGCTCTTCGGGGATGTCGGGATATTCATGGCACCGCATGAGAAACTCGAGAACCAGCAGGCGATCGAATCGTTCCTCCGGCAGACCTCCATCGCCATCGCCCGGCGGCAGACGGAAGAACGGCTCCGCCGCAGCGAGCGCCGGTTCCGGGACGTCATCGACTCCTCCCCCATCGCTGCCGCCATCATCGAGAGCGACGGCCGCTACTCCTTCATCAACCGCCAGTTCGCCGACCTCTTTGGGTATACGCTCGCGGACATCCCCACCGGACGGGAGTGGTTCCGAAAGGCATTCCCCGACGAGACCTCCCGCCGGGAGGCGATCGCCGCATGGAAGTCCGACCGGGAGCAGGCCGGCAAGGGCACACCCCGTCCCCGAACGTTCCGGGTCAGGTGCAAAGGCGGCGAAGAGAAGGCGGTTCTCTTTCGGCCCGTGGAACTCTGCGACGGGACAGAGCACATCACCTACGAGGATGTCACCGAAGAACGCCGGGCATACCGGGTACTGGTCGGGGAGATCGCAGAACTGCGGCGGCGGTAG
- a CDS encoding HEAT repeat domain-containing protein — MSDVKDLREQQEVVNLLDQLINGDTYSSIQAAAALAAVGEGVENSLLALLTDSGTVDRWNVAMALARVGTPAVDGLITVTATGDDAVRNPAVWALAEIGDARAVEPLAAILRESTSECCRALTAAALLKIGDPAGIAAVEEELATHGEAFEGLVMEAYEGT; from the coding sequence ATGTCTGACGTGAAAGATCTTCGCGAGCAGCAGGAGGTTGTAAACCTTCTGGATCAGCTCATAAACGGCGATACCTACTCAAGCATCCAGGCGGCCGCGGCTCTCGCCGCCGTCGGAGAAGGGGTCGAGAACTCGCTCCTGGCGCTCCTGACCGACAGCGGGACGGTCGACCGCTGGAATGTTGCCATGGCACTCGCCCGGGTCGGAACACCTGCCGTCGACGGCCTTATCACTGTCACAGCCACCGGAGACGATGCTGTCCGGAACCCTGCCGTCTGGGCGCTCGCCGAGATCGGGGATGCTCGGGCGGTGGAACCGCTCGCGGCCATACTCAGGGAGAGTACATCCGAGTGCTGCAGGGCGCTGACCGCCGCCGCCCTGCTGAAGATCGGCGACCCCGCCGGCATCGCAGCCGTCGAAGAGGAACTGGCTACGCACGGAGAAGCATTCGAGGGGCTCGTTATGGAGGCCTACGAGGGGACGTAA
- a CDS encoding PAS domain S-box protein: protein MSPDQEKASRIRNALRFRPKGMTISEISRTTGMNRNSVAKYLDVLLISGQVAMEEIGNAKVYTLSQRVPISAFVDVTRDGVLILDADRRIVQVNEQFLHLAGVGRDEIVDRSLAEIRAQVPVISTICSFLAEGAEREATVDGIPIPDGDEQRYYRAKIIPTVFEDGQHGTTVILEDTTRQTKIRAVEALLACIVDSSDDAIIGENLNGIIASWNAGASRLYGYAAEEAIGRPISLLFPPERREELTYLRSRVHRGERVEHFETVRIAKNGTPIDVAVTLSPILDPDGELIGVSTITRDISTQKTAEAEIEGANQLLSGIIDFLPDATLVVDTNDCIIAWNREMEVLTDLPKSEVLGKGIHSYAVPFYRESRSMINGRPGTPDSPTISMRFRRNGDTVFGTGYFPRAYGKRGAHLWGKASPILDRNGNRIGTIESLRDVTGLRAAEEALRQSERRFRMAVTHAPFPITVVDREGRIICHNQKFTEIFGYGQDDLPTGEELFRQAFPTASYRREARTAWREFVHQAETGMVESRKFRVRCRNGEVKPVLFRATALTDGIYLLTWEDISEARRIYTILLTEMVKMKQAGGDQAGTAIVITDSAGYISFVNRTLLALWGYQGEGEILNRHATELWDEPDEASDLFIRLRQGESWCGMLNGRGRDGTAFSTLVTADPVIAGTGGITTLVLAAVPLHHRLPASDPAPRKRA from the coding sequence ATGAGCCCGGATCAGGAGAAGGCCTCCCGGATCAGGAACGCTCTCCGGTTCAGGCCAAAAGGAATGACGATATCGGAGATCTCCCGGACTACCGGGATGAATAGGAACTCCGTTGCAAAGTATCTCGACGTCCTGCTCATCTCCGGGCAGGTGGCGATGGAAGAGATAGGCAACGCGAAGGTCTACACTCTCTCCCAACGGGTTCCGATCTCGGCGTTCGTGGATGTTACCCGTGACGGCGTCCTCATCCTTGATGCTGACCGTCGGATCGTCCAGGTGAACGAACAGTTCCTGCACCTGGCCGGTGTCGGGAGAGACGAGATCGTCGATCGATCTCTGGCAGAGATAAGGGCACAGGTGCCGGTGATCTCGACCATCTGCAGTTTTCTCGCGGAAGGAGCGGAACGTGAGGCGACGGTGGACGGCATCCCCATTCCGGACGGTGATGAACAGCGCTACTACCGGGCGAAGATCATCCCGACGGTCTTTGAAGACGGGCAGCATGGAACAACTGTGATCCTCGAGGATACAACCCGGCAGACGAAGATCCGTGCGGTGGAAGCGCTCCTCGCCTGCATCGTCGACTCCTCCGACGACGCCATCATCGGTGAGAACCTGAACGGGATCATCGCCAGCTGGAATGCCGGGGCATCACGGCTCTACGGCTATGCGGCGGAGGAGGCGATCGGCAGGCCAATCTCGCTCCTCTTTCCTCCCGAACGGCGCGAAGAACTCACTTACCTCCGAAGTCGCGTCCACCGGGGAGAGCGGGTCGAGCACTTCGAGACGGTCAGGATTGCGAAGAACGGAACGCCGATCGATGTCGCCGTCACGCTCTCACCGATCCTCGATCCGGACGGCGAACTAATCGGCGTTTCGACGATCACCCGGGACATCTCCACGCAGAAAACGGCTGAAGCAGAGATCGAAGGAGCGAACCAGCTCCTCTCCGGCATCATCGACTTCCTCCCGGACGCCACACTCGTCGTCGATACGAATGATTGCATCATCGCCTGGAACCGGGAGATGGAGGTGTTGACGGATCTCCCGAAGTCCGAGGTGCTCGGAAAGGGCATCCATTCCTACGCCGTCCCGTTCTACAGGGAGTCGCGGAGCATGATCAACGGGCGTCCCGGTACACCGGATAGCCCAACCATCTCCATGAGGTTCAGGCGGAACGGCGATACCGTCTTCGGCACGGGATATTTCCCCCGCGCCTACGGGAAAAGAGGTGCGCACCTCTGGGGGAAGGCGTCACCCATCCTCGACCGGAACGGGAACCGGATCGGTACCATCGAATCGCTCCGCGACGTCACCGGCCTGCGTGCTGCAGAGGAAGCCCTCCGACAGAGCGAAAGAAGGTTTCGGATGGCGGTCACCCACGCTCCGTTCCCGATCACCGTCGTCGACCGGGAGGGGCGGATCATCTGCCACAACCAGAAGTTCACAGAGATCTTCGGGTACGGCCAGGACGACCTCCCCACCGGAGAGGAACTCTTCCGTCAGGCATTCCCGACCGCCTCGTACCGCAGAGAGGCGCGTACCGCCTGGCGTGAATTCGTTCACCAGGCAGAGACTGGTATGGTCGAATCAAGAAAGTTCAGGGTCAGGTGCAGAAACGGCGAGGTAAAACCCGTCCTCTTCCGGGCGACAGCGCTCACCGACGGGATCTATCTGCTCACCTGGGAAGATATCTCCGAGGCACGCCGGATCTACACCATCCTCCTCACCGAGATGGTGAAAATGAAACAGGCAGGCGGCGACCAGGCAGGCACGGCGATCGTCATCACCGATTCCGCCGGATACATCTCGTTCGTCAACCGGACACTCCTGGCACTCTGGGGGTATCAGGGAGAGGGAGAGATCCTGAACCGGCATGCAACCGAGTTATGGGATGAACCCGACGAAGCATCCGATCTCTTTATCCGGCTCCGGCAGGGAGAAAGCTGGTGCGGCATGCTGAACGGGCGAGGGCGGGACGGTACGGCATTCTCCACGCTGGTCACCGCCGATCCGGTCATCGCCGGCACAGGTGGGATTACAACGCTGGTGCTGGCAGCGGTGCCCCTTCACCACCGCCTGCCGGCAAGCGATCCGGCACCACGGAAAAGAGCATGA